The Tardiphaga alba genome includes a window with the following:
- the greA gene encoding transcription elongation factor GreA, producing the protein MVEKVPMTASGFAALEVELKERQTVHRPRIIEQIAEARSHGDLSENAEYHAAKEEQSHNEGRISEIEDKLARADIIDISKLSGDTIKFGATVTLIDEDTEKKTVWQIVGEPEADAKNGRISITSPLARALIGKSKGTSVEVVAPGGSKAYEITKVEWR; encoded by the coding sequence ATGGTTGAGAAGGTCCCGATGACCGCCAGCGGTTTTGCTGCCCTCGAAGTGGAGCTGAAAGAGCGCCAGACGGTGCACCGTCCGCGCATCATCGAGCAGATTGCCGAAGCGCGCTCCCATGGCGACCTCTCCGAAAACGCCGAGTATCATGCGGCGAAGGAAGAGCAGTCGCATAACGAAGGCCGCATCAGTGAGATCGAAGACAAGCTCGCGCGCGCCGACATCATCGATATCAGCAAGCTCTCGGGCGACACGATCAAGTTCGGCGCCACCGTGACGCTGATCGACGAGGACACCGAGAAGAAGACCGTGTGGCAGATCGTCGGCGAGCCCGAGGCTGACGCCAAGAACGGCCGTATCTCGATCACCTCGCCGCTGGCGCGTGCGCTGATCGGCAAGAGCAAGGGCACCTCCGTCGAGGTGGTCGCTCCGGGCGGCTCCAAGGCTTATGAAATCACCAAGGTGGAGTGGCGCTGA
- the trxB gene encoding thioredoxin-disulfide reductase — MAASIHAKVVIIGSGPAGYTAAIYAARAMLEPVLIQGIQPGGQLTITTDVENYPGFADVVQGPWLMEQMEKQAQHVGTKIVTDLVTDLDLSQRPFRLTCDSGDVYIAETVILATGAQARWLGLPSEDAFQGGGVSACATCDGFFYRGKEVIVVGGGNTAVEEALFLTNFASQVTIVHRRDHFRAERILQDRLFKHPKIKVVWDSAIDEICGTQGPAKVTHVRLKNVKTGATTDVPADGVFIAIGHAPATELVKGQLKLKPSGYVEVAANSTATSVPGVFAAGDVADETYRQAVTAAGMGCMAALEAERYLAAHAHDRAAAE; from the coding sequence ATGGCCGCCTCGATTCATGCCAAAGTCGTCATCATCGGCTCCGGCCCGGCCGGTTACACTGCCGCCATCTACGCCGCCCGCGCCATGCTGGAGCCGGTCCTGATCCAGGGCATCCAGCCCGGCGGCCAGCTCACCATCACCACCGACGTCGAGAACTATCCGGGCTTCGCGGATGTGGTTCAGGGCCCGTGGCTGATGGAGCAGATGGAGAAGCAGGCACAGCATGTCGGCACCAAGATCGTCACCGATCTCGTCACCGACCTTGATCTGTCGCAGCGCCCGTTCCGCCTGACCTGCGATTCCGGCGACGTTTATATCGCCGAGACCGTGATCCTCGCCACCGGCGCCCAGGCGCGCTGGCTCGGCCTGCCATCGGAAGATGCGTTCCAGGGCGGTGGCGTCTCGGCCTGCGCCACCTGTGACGGCTTCTTCTATCGCGGCAAGGAAGTGATCGTGGTCGGCGGTGGAAATACCGCCGTCGAGGAAGCGCTGTTCCTGACCAATTTCGCCTCGCAAGTCACCATCGTGCATCGCCGCGACCACTTCCGCGCCGAGCGCATCCTGCAGGACCGCCTGTTCAAGCATCCGAAGATCAAGGTGGTGTGGGACAGCGCCATCGATGAAATCTGCGGCACGCAGGGACCGGCCAAGGTCACCCATGTCCGCCTGAAGAACGTCAAGACCGGCGCGACAACGGATGTGCCCGCCGACGGCGTGTTCATCGCCATCGGCCATGCCCCGGCGACCGAACTCGTCAAGGGCCAGCTGAAGCTGAAGCCGTCCGGCTATGTCGAAGTCGCTGCGAATTCGACCGCGACGTCGGTGCCGGGCGTATTTGCCGCCGGGGACGTCGCCGACGAAACCTATCGCCAGGCGGTCACCGCCGCCGGCATGGGCTGCATGGCCGCGCTTGAAGCCGAACGCTATCTCGCAGCTCACGCTCACGACCGCGCAGCGGCCGAGTAA
- a CDS encoding Lrp/AsnC family transcriptional regulator yields the protein MPKSLDEIDLKILAEIQADGRITNVELAKRVGISPPPCLRRVRALEEAGYIQGYRGLLDPRKLGFDVTVFASVHLASQADADLKAFEDFVRKEPLVRECWMLSGEIDFILKCVAPDMATFQVFVSQLTAAPHVRNVRTSLVLHNSKYDAAVPLELKDAD from the coding sequence GTGCCGAAAAGCCTAGACGAGATCGACCTCAAAATTCTTGCCGAGATTCAGGCCGATGGCCGAATCACCAATGTGGAACTCGCCAAGCGCGTGGGGATCTCGCCGCCGCCCTGCTTGCGTCGCGTGCGCGCGCTGGAAGAGGCCGGCTACATCCAGGGCTATCGTGGTCTGCTCGATCCGCGAAAGCTCGGTTTCGATGTCACGGTATTCGCATCCGTGCATTTGGCGAGCCAGGCCGATGCCGATCTCAAGGCATTCGAGGATTTCGTCCGCAAGGAGCCGCTGGTGCGCGAGTGCTGGATGCTGTCCGGCGAGATCGACTTCATCCTGAAATGCGTGGCGCCGGACATGGCAACGTTCCAGGTCTTTGTCAGCCAGCTCACCGCAGCGCCCCATGTGCGCAATGTCAGGACATCGCTGGTGCTGCACAATTCGAAATATGATGCGGCCGTGCCGCTGGAATTGAAAGACGCGGATTAG
- a CDS encoding DoxX family protein: MDATISKFQPYALSLMRFMIGLVLLQYGIAKLFKFPAGTMFDKVTISSLPGIAGCIELVFGALLLIGLFTRPVAFVLSGLMACAYFIGHSGKAFFPLLNGGTLAIALCFVCLYIATAGGGPISADAAMKKN; this comes from the coding sequence ATGGACGCTACTATCTCGAAATTTCAGCCTTACGCACTCAGCCTGATGCGCTTCATGATCGGCCTGGTACTGCTGCAATACGGCATCGCCAAACTGTTTAAGTTTCCGGCCGGCACGATGTTCGACAAGGTCACGATCAGTTCGCTGCCGGGCATCGCAGGCTGCATCGAACTGGTATTCGGCGCACTGCTGCTCATCGGTCTCTTCACCCGACCGGTTGCCTTCGTCCTGTCGGGACTGATGGCTTGCGCCTATTTCATTGGTCACTCGGGCAAGGCTTTCTTCCCGCTGCTCAATGGCGGCACGCTGGCTATCGCGCTGTGCTTCGTTTGCCTTTACATCGCCACAGCTGGCGGTGGCCCGATCAGCGCCGATGCAGCAATGAAGAAGAACTGA
- a CDS encoding LysR family transcriptional regulator, which produces MPRTRNGSSDMDWDKLKVFHAAAEAGSFTHAGEQLGLSQSAVSRQVSALEQELAVSLFHRHARGLILTEQGDLLFRTAHDVFMQLQAARAKLTDSRERPSGDLKVTTTPGVGINWLIPRLGEFTALYPEIRISLIVTDEELDLSMREADVAIRTRKPTQPDLIQRKLFAMGFHAYCSPEYIKHFGTPRTLDELDGHRIIMLSDAQVSPHLQNRSWLIDAGRNGNGPREAYFKVNNILGLMRACQQGLGIAALPDYLVEENDRLVQLFSESDSIQLDTYFVYPEELKTVARVQVFRDFIVSKAQRWPS; this is translated from the coding sequence ATGCCACGAACCCGCAACGGATCTAGCGACATGGACTGGGATAAGCTGAAGGTGTTTCACGCGGCTGCCGAAGCGGGGAGCTTCACGCATGCGGGCGAGCAACTCGGATTGTCGCAATCGGCGGTCTCCCGCCAGGTCAGCGCGCTGGAGCAGGAACTCGCCGTCTCGCTGTTCCATCGCCATGCCCGCGGCCTGATCCTCACCGAGCAGGGCGACCTGCTGTTCCGCACCGCCCATGACGTGTTCATGCAGCTGCAGGCGGCGCGCGCCAAGCTGACCGACAGCCGCGAGCGGCCGAGCGGCGACCTCAAGGTCACCACCACCCCCGGCGTCGGCATCAACTGGCTGATTCCCCGCCTCGGCGAATTCACAGCGCTCTATCCGGAAATCCGCATCTCGCTGATCGTCACCGACGAGGAACTCGACCTCTCGATGCGCGAGGCCGATGTCGCGATCCGCACCCGCAAACCGACCCAACCGGACCTGATCCAGCGCAAGCTGTTCGCCATGGGCTTCCACGCCTACTGCTCGCCGGAATACATCAAGCATTTCGGCACGCCGCGGACGCTCGACGAACTCGATGGCCACCGCATCATCATGCTGAGCGATGCGCAGGTGTCACCGCACCTGCAGAACCGCAGCTGGTTGATCGATGCCGGCCGCAACGGCAATGGCCCGCGCGAGGCGTATTTCAAGGTCAACAACATCCTGGGTCTGATGCGCGCCTGCCAGCAGGGTCTCGGCATCGCAGCATTGCCGGACTATCTGGTGGAAGAGAACGATCGCCTGGTCCAGCTCTTCAGCGAGTCGGATTCGATCCAACTCGACACGTATTTTGTCTATCCGGAAGAGCTGAAGACCGTCGCCCGCGTCCAGGTATTCCGCGACTTCATCGTCAGCAAAGCGCAGCGCTGGCCGTCATAA